GATTTTGACTATCTGTTCAAGGGTCGCACCAGTCACGAGCAAACCTACGCCGAAGAATTAGAACGTTGCCCAGCGGTGAAAGAACGGGTCGAGAATGCGGAGCAGGTCGAAAAGATCTTCGCGACCAAGGACTACACCTATCGCGCCAGCCAAGGCTCAGGCGACGGTTGGGTGTTGGTCGGCGATGCGTTCGGGTTCCTCGATCCCCTTTACTCGTCTGGCGTCCTGTTGGCGCTGAAGTCAGGCGAGCTGGCGGCCGACGCGATTTGTGACGGCCTCGAAAAAGGGGATACGTCGAAAGATCAACTCGGCCACTGGGTGCCGAACTATCTAGTCGGCATGAAACGGATGCGCCGCTTGGTCAGCGAATATTACGAAGGCTTCAACTTCGGCCGCTTCATCCGCCGCTTCCCCCACTACACCGGCCGCGTCACCGACCTCTTGATCGGCGACCTGTTCAAAGATGATCTGGACGAAGTGATCGCGTCTATGGACCAGATGAAAGCGGAAGACGAAGAAGCCCGGTTGATGTCGACCAAAGAGCAGGACTAGCCTTCTCTTCGTTGCCCGCAGCGCGCGTTTTGAGGTTGCGATATCTAGCAATTCAGGAAGTGTTGAACACGGGCGAAGCACGATAAAACAGGGCCCGATTCAACCGCAAATCGTCACACTAGCCCGCCAGCGCCAGCGAGGGAATAGAGTTGGCGATCCTAACCCGGATTGAAGTGGCGAACCGTATTCCCTCGCTGGCGCTGGCGGGCTAGTGTTCGATTGATTCGAATATAGCGCAACTTCAAAGCTCGCGGGCGAGGGAAATGCGGACGGCTAACACCACTTGTCGGACCACCTCGCCAAAAATTGTCGATTGACAAAGCGCACGGACTTCGGGTCGATTGAGGGGTGAGCGGCGGTGCGCCGATTGGGTTTGTTCGCGCGCCCGGTGAGGATTTTAAACAGCCATTTGCCGCCTCAAGTTTTCAACCACCAAGCGGTGGCGGCGCTGATTGTACGCGCTGGGAATTCGAAGGGAGGGAGACGATTGAAATGTTGGACTCCGCAAGAAAAAATACGTTGTGGTCCAGTCCACATCGTGAAACTAGTCACGAAGTTCGAAATCTGAATGTCGAAGACGGAGTGAGGAACGAATTTCCAGCGGGGCATTCATTATTGGGAATCGAGGGCGAATTTCGTTCGCTGGCATCGGGCAACGAAAAAAAACGTTGCGGTCCGGTCCGGTCCAAAGAATCTGACGCCGCACCCAATTGCCCAAATTGACTCCCAGGCAAGCTGGGTGATTGGACGAAAAAAAATTGCTGCGGTCCGGTCCAGTCCTAAATCCCAAAAGAGATCACGAACGTCGCCGGCGGGAAGTAATCTGCTGCGCCAGGAAATGCCAGATCAGTCCGGCCGCGATCAGAAGGAGCCCCCATTGCCAAACCGCCGCATCGACCCAAAAGGGAAGCAGCAAGCAGATCGCCAATCCGATCCAAGCGAAGACCGCCGGATAGAGTCGTTGCTTGCGCGTTAGACGCAGCGCCGCCAGATTGGTCAGCGCGTAGTAGATCAAAACCGTAAAGGCGCTGAATGACCAGGTTGTTTTTACATCACCGATCAGGACCAGCCCCATGACGATCGCCGCGACCAGCTGCACCGCCGCCGTCGGTGTCGTTTGAGCAGCGTTCAGCTGACCAAAGATCGCCGGCAGATCACGGCGACGTCCCATCGCCAGCACGACGCGCGACAGTCCCAATACCAGATTCAGCAAGACACCGGCCATTGCGGTGGTCGCTCCCAGCGCTAGGACAATCGCCAGCGGAGCGCCGCCAACTTGGCCCGCGACAACTTCGAGCGGAGCCCCTTGCGACAACGTTGCGCTCGCTAGTTGGTCAGCTCCCAAAACGCCGACCGCAACCAGTCCGATCAGCCAGTAAAAGGCCATGGCAATGAACAAGGTGACGATGATCGCGAGCGGGATCGTGCGTCGCGGGTTTTCGACTTCTTCCCCCAGCGTGGCGATTCGCCCATAGCCGGTGTAGGCGACAAACATCAATGCGACGGCCTGGATCAGTCCAAACGTGGAGGAGCGATCGGCGGTAACCGGAGAAAACATCGGTACAAATCGTGCGCTGCTGGCCAGCGCGGTCGGCAATGCGATGACAATCAGGAGGAGCAGCGCGAGCAGCGTGGTCGTCACGAGAATCGCGTTCGCCAGATTGCTGCGACGCATGCCGGTCAAAACGGCGGCGGTCACCAATAAGACGATCAGCAGACTGATCGGCAATCGCCACGCTGGAGCGTCGATTTGCAGCAAGTGGAGGAGATAACCAGAAAACCCGAGAGCCGCCGTCGCCGCCGACGCCGACTTGGCCGCGACAAACATCCACCCGGCGAGAAAGCCGAGACAAGGGTGCAACCAGCGGTATCCATATTCATACGTCCCGCCGCTGACCGGATGTGCGGCCGCCAGCTGAGCGCTGCTAAGTCCATTACAAGTCGCCAATAACGCGGCCAGCGGAATCGCCAACAGCACGGCAGGGCCCGCCGCGCCGGCGGCAATGCCGACGCTGACAAAGATGCCGGTACCGATGATCGAACCAAGGCCAAGGAAGATCGCGCCGACGAGGCCGACCTCGCGTTGTAGACGAGGGGCGTTTGCTTTTGCGGTGGAAACAGGGGGGACGTCGTTCACAAAGCGGCAGGGAGAGAAAGGAATCGTATCGAAAGTCACTCGCTTACTAAGGTACACGGCGGAAGTTGCGGACAAAACGGTGCGAGCGTGTTGGCGACGACCTGCCTGTGGCGAAAAAACAAAGAATAAAAGCAGGTTTCGCGCTGTCATAGCGCCGGCGGAAATCGGCGAAAAACAGCTGCTAGGCAAGATTTTGGCCATGACGTAGTCGACCTCTCTCACGTTAGAATGCGGCAATCGAGCCCTGGATACTGCGAGGATTGACATCATGAAGGTTTCACTGATTGGACTTGGCAAAGTCGGTTCCGCCGTCGCGCATGCGATCGTGCTGAAGGGATTGGCGGATGAACTCGTGCTCGTATCGCGTCGTACCGAGATGGCCCGCTCGGAAGCGGATGACCTGAATCACGCCGCCGGGCTCGAAGAACATTCGGTCGATGTTCGCGCCGGCAGCGAGACGGATACGGCCGGCTCCGACGTCCTTTTGTATTGCGACGCTTCGCAGAATAAGCTGACTGACGTCGATCGTTACAGCGCCGCACGCGGCAATCTCGAACGTCTGCGTGAGCGAATCCCGATCCTCGCCGCCGCTAGTCCGCAAGCGATTTGCGTGATGGTGACCAACCCGGTCGACGTGATGACCTGGTTCGCGTTGCAGTTGTCCGGCTTTCCGCTAGAACGCGTCTTTGGCGTCGGCACGTTGTTGGATACGGCGCGGCTGCGACGGCTCCTCTCCGAAAGATGGAGCGTGCATGCCAGCGACGTGCGAGCCTATGTCATCGGCGAACATGGCGAAGACCAGGTCGCGTCGTTCAGCAGCGCTTCGCTGGGGGGAGAATCGATGAAGCCGAGCGACGATCTCGCATCGCTCGCACGTCAAGCGGCCGAATCGGCCGGCAAGATCTATCGTACTCGCGGTTTCACCAACTATGGGATCGCCGGCGCGACGATGATGATTCTTGAATCGATCCGCAACAATCGCCGCCGCACAGCGCCGGTCAGCATGCGGATTAACAACTACTATGGAGTGAGCGACGTTTGTCTCTCGCTGCCGGCGGTGATCGGGCGCCGCGGGATAGAACGCGTGCTGCGACCCGAACTGAACGAAGCGGAGCAGGCGACGTTTCATCGCGGCGCTGTCCGGATTGGGGAAGTGATTCAAACGTTGGCGCCCTCGCTGGCCGCTGCGTCGTAAACGGCGCGAAGCCGCTAGAGAGAGGAAGGATTGGCGCCGCTCAATTTCGGGTGGGAGAAGAGACCTCGTAATGTGTCGAGCGCCGGCGGTTTCACCAGGTGTTCGTCAAAGCCGGCTGCGGCTGATTTGCGGCGATCTTCTTCTTTGCCGTAGCCGGTCAGCGCGATCAACAACGTTTGATCAAGCTCGGCGTCTTCGCGAAGTCGTTGGCCGACCTGATAGCCGTCCATGTTAGGCAACCCGATGTCGAGGAAGATCATCTCGGGCCGCATCGCAAAAGCCTTGGCGATCGCGGTCGGGCCGTCATGGGCCAGTTCGATTTGATGTTCACCCAGTTTCCCTAGCAGCAGCGATAACATGCGGGCCACGCCGATATTGTCATCGACCACAAGGATCCGGCGAGCGATGTTAGACGCATCATCGGCCGACTCGACTTCGATGGGCAATGGCGCATCTGAGATCGGCAGTTCGACGATAAATTGGCTCCCTTTGCCGGTGCCGTTACTTTTGACCGAGACCGCGCCATGATGCATTTCGACCAGATTGCGGACCAGGGTCAGGCCGATGCCGAGTCCCCCTTGCGCGCGGTCCAGAGCGCGAGACGATTGCGTGAACAGATCGAACACGTGGGCGGTCAATTCGGGCTCGATGCCGATGCCGTCGTCACTGATCCGGATTTGCGCCATGCCATCGACACGATCCACGGAAAGTTGAATATGGCCGCCGGGATCGGTGTACTTGGCGGCGTTGTTCAGCAGATTGCTGACTACTTGCACCATGCGGACCGGATCAACGTGGATCGGAATCGACTCGGCAGGCAAATCGACTTCCAGTTGATGGTCTTTCTCGTCAAAGAGCCACTTCACGGCTTGCACGGCGCGTTCGACGATCGCTGACAAAGACGCGACCTCGGGGCGAAGCTCGACTTTGCCGCGCATGATTCGCGAGACGTCCAATAGATCATCCACCAGGCGGACCAGGTGTTCGACCTGATCCTTCATTGCGTCGAGAACTTCCACGTCTTGAGGAGAGTCGATCTCTAAGATGTCGATGCCGCTGCGGATCGGTGCGAGCGGATTGCGCAACTCGTGCGCCAGCATCGCGAGGAACTCATCTTTGCGTCGATCGGCTTCCCGCAGTTGCTGGTAGAGCACGCTGTTTTCAAAGGCCACGGCGGCGCGACGAGACACATCCTCGGCGGCGCGGAGGGCTTCGTGATCAAACAATCGCCCTGACTCGGCCATGCAGAACGTCAGCACGCCGATCGTCTTACCGCGAGAAATCAAGGGAACTCCGATATAAGACTTCAGCTTCAAGTCTTGCAAGATTTGGAGATGCTCGTCATCGCGCGCCGTCGATCTCAGGCCTTCGTCGGTGACGATTTCCAAGAGTTCGGACGTTTCATTACGGATGATGTTCCAGATGCCGAACTTGTCATCCTGCTCCGGCGGATGAAGCGCGTTCAGACGATTAGAGAGTTCGACCTTCGCTGGATCTTGGTGCATTAGCGCAACGCGACGGGGCTGGCCATTTTCATCCAGCAAGTCGACGGCGCACCAATCCGAGAAATTGGGGACGGCGACGCGCGCCAATTCTTTGAACGTCGCTTCGTAATCAAGATTGGCGGTCAAGCAAGCGCTGGCGTCAGCCAGAAAACGATTGATTTGCTCGGTTCGTTTTTGCCTTTGAATATCGGTGCTGGAAACGAACCAGCGTACGACGGCGCCGTTGGCGTCTCGGACAGGAACTGCACGCGTCAGGAACCAGCGATTGGAGTTCTTCGCTTGATCAAAAAAACGATGCTCGATCTCGCAAGGCGATCCGCTGCGAACCGCTTCGCTCCAAGTTATGCGAAAAGCCGTCAGGTCATCCGGTGGCAGCAAATGCTCCCAGTTGCGATCATCGTCGGCGCCGCGTTTGAAGTTGGTGAATTGATGCCAGCGATTGTTGAAATAGTCGACTTCCCCATCGGGACCGGCGGACCAAACGATGTGCGGCATCGCATCAGCCAACTGGCGCAAGCGGGCTTCGTTCTCACGAATCGCGTCTTCCGTCTCTTTCAATTCGGTGATGTCGCGAGTCGTTCCGGCGACCGCTTCGACCTCTCCGTCGGCGCCAAAAACCGGCAGGAAAATATAGTCATGAATGCGACGGCCGTTGGCCCCGGTATAGGGAACTTCGCCGCGTATCGATGCACACGTTGCGACAACCTGATCGATCTCACGGGCATGTAGTTCGGCATGCCAAGTTTCGTAACCGAGTTCAAAGCAATCTTTACCGATCGCTTCGTCCCAAGTTCGTCCCCACATTTTTAGGAGCGCGTCATTCGCGTAGGTGAAGCGATGTTGCAGATCGAAAACGTAGACCAGATCAGGAATGGTGGAGAGAATGGTGCGGTATAGTCGGCGTTGTCGTTCGGTTTCGGCGGTGAGTCGCTCGAGGATCTGTTCACCTCGCTTGCGGACGACATATTGGGCGATAGCGTCAGCCAATGGGGCGAGATCGCTGAGGATCGCGTCGGAGAGTTCGTGCCGAGCGAACGTCGCCAAAACGCCGATTACGCGGCCTTCGATCGTCAGGGGATAGCCGGCGAACGCGACCATTCCTTCGCGCAGCGCCCATTGCGGATCGCTCAGATTGGGATCGAGCGGCGCTTGGTTGGTCACCAACGGTTGACACTGCCGCGCGATGCGGCCGATCTTGCCTTCGCCCATGACGACGCGTTGGTGTCCGGCGAGCAAATGACCTCGTTCGCCGGCGTTCGCTTTCAAATCCAAGATCGTTTCCGATTCGTCAACGATCCAGATGCGCGCCAGCGCCGTATCAAGGTGTCGCACGACCGCTTCCGCGCAACGTTGCAAGACGTCGGTCATCGGTTCGCTTGTGGTCAGGCAACCGCTGACGTCGGCGCGCATCGCCGCTAGTCGCGAACGCTCGGACAGGATCTGTTCGTTTCGTTTCCGTTCGGTCAGGTCGAGCAGCGAACCGACCATGCGAACCGGTTTGTTCTCGTCACGGACGATTCGCCCGCGATCAAACACGTAGGCGTAATCGCCGTCCGCCCTTTGGAAGCGATACTCGTCGGCCCAGCGTTCTTGTTCATGCTCAATCGCATACTGAATCCCGTCGATCACCCGCTGGCGATCTTCAGGATGGATGCCTGCTTTCCACCAGCTCGCGTCAGTCCCGACCTGCGACTTGGTGTAGCCAAAGTTGCGCAGCAGCCCTTCGTTCCAGCGAACCTTGTTCGTATTGAGATCCCAATCCCAGATCGCGTCATTGGCCGCTTCGCTGACCAGGCGATAGCGGATTTCGCTATCACGTACTTTTTCGGCCGTGGCGCGTTCGTCGGTGATGTCGACGTTCATGCCGACCCACTCACGCACGCTGCCGTCCGAATTCAAGATCGGAACGCCTCGTACGGAGGTCCAGCGATATTCTCCGTCACTGCGGCGGAGACGATATTCGCATTGGTAGGCGGTGCGATCGGCAGTCGCGATGCGCCAGCTTTCGGAGGTATGTTCGCGATCATCGGGATGAACGGCGTCCAGCCAGCCGCTTCCTCTCCATTGGTCGAACGTTTGCCCGGTGAAGGCGCGCCAAGTGGGCGAGTCTTCAACGATTTGGCCGTTGGGAGCGGTCGTCCAGACGATCGTTGCCGTCGCTTTGACCAACGCGCGAAAGCGCTCTTCGCTGGACTGCAGTTTCTGTTCGGTGCGTCGCCGTGAGGTTACGTCACGAAAAACCAACACGGCGCCGATGATCGCGCCGCTGCGATCGCGAATGGGGGAAGTGCTGTCTTCGACCGGCAGTTCGCGCCCGCTTTTGGCGATCAAGATCGAATCGGTCGCGGCGCCAACGGTCACCTCTTCGGCGGCGGCTCGCAGCGCCACATTATCAATCGTTTTGCGCGAGTGTTGATGGACCAGGCGAAAGACTTGCGTCAATGGGCGGCCGAGGGCCTCGACGGTGGTCCAATCGGTCAACTCTTCCGCGACAGGGTTCAAGCCGGTGATCTTACCGTTAACATCGGTCGTGATCACTGCGTCGCCGATGCTCGACATGATCAGCCGCAGTTCTTCGCGACGTTTGACCTCGCGCAAGACGGCTCGGCGTTTCGCCTCGTTGACGATCGCGATCATCACGCCGATCACAAAAAAGAGCGCGACGCGCAACAAATCGCCAGCGCTGTCTACACGCGGCGAAAAGAGAGGTGACAGAAAATAATAGCAACCGACGATGACGCACAAGGCCGTTGAAAGCAGGCCAGGATAGAGACCTCCCCACCAGGAAGCGATCAGCACCGCGGTCACCAGCAGCATCATCCCGGCCGACTCGCCGAGCTGCGTAGTTAGAATCAGGCCGAGCCCCAGACAAGCGGCCGAAACGACGATCGCAACAAGATATCCAAAGAAGGCGGATTGCAGAATTCTCGGCACAATCGAATCTCAACGTGGGTAGGAACCGCCAACAACAGGGCAGGTGGGCAACAGAAGAGTATTCGGCTTTATGCTATCGTATGCTCCGCAAAGCTGACAACCAATGGACGTTTCGGAGAGAGCGGAAAGTTGCCGCATCTGATGTCGGAACAAAAACAGCCGCGCCTTATGGTGGAGGAGCGGCTGTTCGATCCGTTCGTATCCCGTGTCGCCGCGCTATTGCACTTTGGCCAGGGCCTGTGTAGCCGCGGCGCGAACCGCATCCGACTTGTCGTCACTCGCCGCTTTCGACAAAGCGTCTTTGGCGGTAGCGGCTTGTTTGCCGAACATGCCAAGCGCCTTGGCCGCTTCTAAGCGAACCAAGTCGCTTCCCGTCGTCAGGGCGGCGGCCAGAACCGTCGTCGCTTTGGCGGCGGCTGGGCTGGAGGGATCGATGTGAGCAATCGCCCAACCGGCGGCGACCTTGGTAAACTCGCCATCGCTATCTAGCAACGGGACGATCTGGGGGATCGACGGCTTCGCGGCCGGGCCGATGCTGCCGAGAGCGTAAAGTGCGCTTTGTTGCAAACCGGCGCTAGGGCTAGCAAGGAACTTGGTGATCGCTTCTGTGGCCGGAGCGGCCGCCGCGCCAAGTCCGCCCAGGACCATCATCGTTTCGCTTTGGACCTGGCCATCGGTAACTTTCAAAGTCTCGATCAAGGCCGGAATCGCTGCTTTAGCGTCAGGACCAAGCTGACGGAGGATCGCCAACGCATGCATCCGCAACCCTTCGATTTCCAGGGCTTTCACCAGACGCGGCGTCGCGCTTGGGCCCAGCTTGACAATTGCTTCACGAATGTTGACCACGACCGTCGGATCGGCGTCGGAGAGCGCTTTCAGCAAAGCCGGCGCGACCAGTTCGCGAGGCGCTTCGAGTTCCGTAAGGCAGCGAGCGGCTGCGGCGCGAACGTTGGCGTTTTTGTTTTTCATCCCTTTAACAAGATCTTCGACGGCATGTTTGACCGCTTCGGCGTCTTCGGGATGGATGCGAGCAATCGCCCATTCACCCAGCATGTGCATGAATTCGTCGTCCGAGTTGGCGGCCGATTCCAGGGCCGGCTGGGCGGCGACATCTTTGATGACGCCGAGCGCATAAGCCGAAGCGTATCGAACGGCGACCGAATCGTCTCCTTCTAAGCTAGCGGCCAATTGGCCAACCGCGGCCTTGGCGCCGGGGCCGATCTCTCCCAATGCGACGGCAGCTTGCATCCGCGTTTCTGGATCTTTGTGCGACTTCAGCACTTCGGCCAGGTTGGGCGAGGCGCTCTCGGCTTCGGGGCCCATCTCGCCGGCGATCAAGCAGGCCCAATAGGCGCCCCGTTCGGTCAGCAAAGCTTTTTTCAGAACGGGCAACGATTTTTTGCCTGCTTCGGCCAACGTGTGCAGCGCCGGAACGACGACGCTGGGGTCGGCGTCATCCAAGATTTTGGCGATCAGCGGCAATGTTTCATTGGGATCGGTCGGCAACTTGCGAACGGCCCCCATCGCGGCGCGGCGGACGATCGCTTCTTTGTCAGTGATTTTCTTGATCAGCGCCGGGACGGCCGGAAGCGCTTTTTCGCCGATCTCGCCGATCGCATAAGCGCTGTAGGCTCGCACTTCGGCGTCGGGATCATCGAGGCCTTTGGTCAACGCATCTAGCGCTGGCGCTGCGGCTGCTTCGTATTCGGCGAGAGCACGGGCGGAATGCCAACGTAGTTCGGCGTCTTTGCTTCCCATCGCCGTAATCAAAGCGGGAACCGCTTTGTCGGCCGCTTCGGGATGAAGCGCCAGCGCGTCGGCCGCGGCGACCGCGTCTGCGCCTTCGCTCGACAGTTTCTTGATCGAATCGGCAGCGTCAGCCCAAGCGACCGAAGCGACTGCCAAAGGCAGGGCCACGGACAACAATAGTCGTTTGTACATTGCAAGCTCCGCAGAAAAGTACGTCGGTTGCGACGATGGTTTTGGAGAAGGAGATCGGAAGATGAGAGTGGAGAGCGTAGGCCGTCGGACGGTTAGCCAGACGGGAACTGGGCGTCGTAAACCAGCGATTTCATGAAGTTGCTGGCGTCGACAAAGTCTTGCGGAGAGTATTCGCGAATTCGTATCTTCAGTTCGTCGAACATCGAATCGGCGGTGCCGGTGACGTTGCGGTATTCGTCCACATTGGCGTAAGAACCTTCACGAGCACGCATTGCGAACGCCAAGTTCAGCTTCTCGCGGTATTCGTCATACGGCTTGTCGGTCAGGATGAACGGCCAGTTGATTTCGCCGGTCAGCGGATCCAACTGCGACGCGGCCAAGCGTTGCGGAGCTCGCTCTTGATTGAAGCGGAACAGCTGTTCGCTGGTCGGTTTCGGGCCTGCCTTTTCGGCGCGGTATTCATCGTTGCGGCGCCGCATCTCGAAATAGACCTGTTGGGCCCGGTTTCGATTTTCAATGTACTGACTGCGCGCTTCTTCGATGTCGATCGCGGCGCGGGCCGTGTTGAGGTTGTACTCACCTTGAGCGCGGACGATGTCCGCCAGGCCGCGTGCCTGACTTTCCGCGACGGTCGCAGCTTTGGCGCCGGTGTTGTAGTACCACTGGGCCGACGCATTTTGAGCGACCGCCGACGCAATGCCGATAGCTAGAATTAGTCGAAGCGACATGACGCATCCCTCGATTAAGTCGAATACGATTCAGTGAAACTGGATCGCGAGATAAGCTTTGGGGAAATAGGATGTCTTCGCGGTTTGCGAAAACATCATTTCCAGAATAGCCGATACGACGTCGAAAGCAACAAACCGGGCCTAAAACCCGCTTTTGCATCCCCCCCGACAATATCGGGCCATTTCTCGGACTAACTGGCCAAAAACCTATTCAGCTTCTGGGCCAAGCGAGGCCAGTTCCCCTGCTTTGTCTCACATTCCCACACGATCAGCGTTTTCCACCCCAGTTTTCGCAGTGATTTTAGGCTTTGGCGGTCACGCTGTTGATTCCTGCTTAATTTCTTACGCCAATAGTCAGCGTTCTGTTTCGGTAAAGGGCGTCGTCCTCTGGCGCAGTCATGCTGATGCCAAAAGCACCCATGTACGAAAATTACTTTCCTGCGACCGGGGAAAGTCAAATCGGGGCTCCCCGGCAAGTCGCGACGACCCAGCCGAAAGCGGTAGCCCAAGCGATGCGCCAAGCTGCGGACAATCCGCTCTGGCCGAGTATCGCTCGAACGAACTCGCCGCATTATTTCGCTGCGAGTTTCGGAATCAAAAATATCGGTCGAGCGGGACATTCGCGCTACCGGCAAAAGAGTTCCAACTGACGCGGGGAGATACATTCGGCCGCCAGACGGTTCAGATAGTTCTCGCCGATCCAGGTCAGCACGCTCGAACAGACGGCGTCGCCGAATCCAAATAACGCGTCGTTGTTCGATCCGCTGATCGTAAATTCGCCGGCGCCCATCAGTCGAGCGCATTCACGCGGGGTCAACAGACGGACCGCATAGCGACCGTAGCCTGCTTTGAACAGGATCTGGCGTCCGCTGCCTCCTTTGGGCGTTCGCAGGCAGCCGGCCAGCCCGTCGGTTCGCATCTCGGCCATCGAGCGCTTCTCACCATCGGCGGCGCGGCGGACGCGGCGAAAGACGGCTCCATACGTCCAGCGGCGGCGAGCGATCATCGCATCGGCGTCCGCGCGATGACGCGGACTCATCTGGTTGAGCAAGTATTCGGCGCGTTCGTCAGACCACCAAGCCGGATCGTCATCGGCCAGTTTCTCTAAGATGTCGGCCAGCTTCTGGGGACTCGCGGTTGGCGGAGCAGGCAAGCTGGCGCAGCTCCAGATGATCTCGGGATGGCGCTGGATGAAATCGACCAGGCTCGGCGGGCGAAGCGGCGAAGGGGTCAACAGCTCAGGTGCGATCGTCTCGTCATCATCGACCGCTTTGGCGATCACAAACAGGCGTAGACGGCTTTGCGGCGTGAACCATTTGGCGTCAAGCATGACCGGGTCGACGCGATAGCCGAGTTCGTTCAGCGCGGTCAGCACCGCGGCGAAGTCGGCGCCTCCGTGCGAGTTGAGCAGCCCTGGGACGTTTTCAAGCAGTACGAGCGGCGGCCGGCGGCCGCCAAGTCGCTTGAGTATGTCAAAGAAGCCCCAGAACGCCGAAGACTGAGCGCCTTTTAGGCCTTTGCGTCCTCCGGCCAGCGAGAGATCGGTGCAGGGGAATGAGGCCGTTGCGAGCGTTACGTCAGGGATCGTCGCCGCATCCAATTGGTGGACGTCACCCAGCGCGAAAGCTTCGTCGGCTCCAAAGTGCGCTTCGTATTGGCGATGTTTGGCGGCGTCGATGTCATTGGCGAAGAGAACCTCCCAGTCGGCGCGCTCGAGTCCAAGACGGACGAGACCAATGCCGGCGAAGAATTCGGCGAACGTGCGCGGCGCTGGTGCGGACATAATCGACTTCCGATGTCAAAGCGAAGCAAGAGGCCGCATTATCGCCGAGATCCGCGAAATGCTCAATCGTCCGCCAGCAGGGAAGGCTGACGTTTTATCCTCCACAGATGGAGCGGGAACCGCGCTATCCTTTGCTGCCGGAGTAGATCTCGGCGTATTCAATCACCCAGACATCGATGTAATTGGTGAATGCGTCGATGTCGGCTTCCCCCAATTTCTCGAAGTAGTTGCGATTGAAGGTCTCTTTGTTGCGTATCGCGCCTTTGGCGGTCAGCTCAAGGACGTGAACGGACGAATAAGGACGAATCGTCATTTCCAGCCGGCTATACAAACTGCGGCGTTTGCCGCCGGTCAAGTCAAGGTCGTCGCGATAACAAGCGGCGCCCCAACCTCGTTCGCCAAAGATCGTCTCGGTTTGAAAACCAGGAAAATGATTGGGCAACGTGCTGACGCACTTTTCGATGTAGTCCGAGAGTTGCAGGCGCAATTTGCTGTGCAGTTCGCGACATTCTTCTTCGCTCAGCGTTTGAGCGCGGAGCGCTTCGGTGCGAGCGGAGCTCCGTTTTTCGCCTCGTTGGATCGCTTTTTTCAGGCGGTCTTCAAAATCGTTCATGAATCTTCGTATCGCGCTAGGCGATGTGGAGGGAGCGAAGGGGAAATCGCAAAACGTTCCGCTGCGCTGCGAACAACAAGGCGATTGGCATGACGGTTCTCGAGAAATGCCGTCATTGGGAGCCGAGCGGGACTATTTCCCTTTCGGCTTCTTCTTCTCTTTTTCTTCTTTTTGACTTTGATTCAGGAACTGAGCGAGGTCGCCGAACGAGCGAAGCGGCTCTTTACCTTCTTTCATCGCTTCGGAGATCGGCTTCTTCGGCGTCGGTTTCGATTTGGCGACGAACGTCTTCGACTTCGGTTTTCCATGGGCCGCATGTTGCGATTTGTTCCCCTGGCGATTTTTGTCGCGCGGAGGTCGCTTGGCCCGTTCTGGGCGATCAACCCGCTTCTTTTCGTCGGCGGCCGGAACTGGCTTTTCGGTGCCGGGCTCAATCGCCGTCAGCGAAACG
The nucleotide sequence above comes from Blastopirellula sp. J2-11. Encoded proteins:
- a CDS encoding HEAT repeat domain-containing protein, whose amino-acid sequence is MYKRLLLSVALPLAVASVAWADAADSIKKLSSEGADAVAAADALALHPEAADKAVPALITAMGSKDAELRWHSARALAEYEAAAAPALDALTKGLDDPDAEVRAYSAYAIGEIGEKALPAVPALIKKITDKEAIVRRAAMGAVRKLPTDPNETLPLIAKILDDADPSVVVPALHTLAEAGKKSLPVLKKALLTERGAYWACLIAGEMGPEAESASPNLAEVLKSHKDPETRMQAAVALGEIGPGAKAAVGQLAASLEGDDSVAVRYASAYALGVIKDVAAQPALESAANSDDEFMHMLGEWAIARIHPEDAEAVKHAVEDLVKGMKNKNANVRAAAARCLTELEAPRELVAPALLKALSDADPTVVVNIREAIVKLGPSATPRLVKALEIEGLRMHALAILRQLGPDAKAAIPALIETLKVTDGQVQSETMMVLGGLGAAAAPATEAITKFLASPSAGLQQSALYALGSIGPAAKPSIPQIVPLLDSDGEFTKVAAGWAIAHIDPSSPAAAKATTVLAAALTTGSDLVRLEAAKALGMFGKQAATAKDALSKAASDDKSDAVRAAATQALAKVQ
- a CDS encoding DNA mismatch endonuclease Vsr; the encoded protein is MYLPASVGTLLPVARMSRSTDIFDSETRSEIMRRVRSSDTRPERIVRSLAHRLGYRFRLGRRDLPGSPDLTFPGRRKVIFVHGCFWHQHDCARGRRPLPKQNADYWRKKLSRNQQRDRQSLKSLRKLGWKTLIVWECETKQGNWPRLAQKLNRFLAS
- a CDS encoding DNA cytosine methyltransferase, whose amino-acid sequence is MSAPAPRTFAEFFAGIGLVRLGLERADWEVLFANDIDAAKHRQYEAHFGADEAFALGDVHQLDAATIPDVTLATASFPCTDLSLAGGRKGLKGAQSSAFWGFFDILKRLGGRRPPLVLLENVPGLLNSHGGADFAAVLTALNELGYRVDPVMLDAKWFTPQSRLRLFVIAKAVDDDETIAPELLTPSPLRPPSLVDFIQRHPEIIWSCASLPAPPTASPQKLADILEKLADDDPAWWSDERAEYLLNQMSPRHRADADAMIARRRWTYGAVFRRVRRAADGEKRSMAEMRTDGLAGCLRTPKGGSGRQILFKAGYGRYAVRLLTPRECARLMGAGEFTISGSNNDALFGFGDAVCSSVLTWIGENYLNRLAAECISPRQLELFCR